Proteins encoded in a region of the Elaeis guineensis isolate ETL-2024a chromosome 7, EG11, whole genome shotgun sequence genome:
- the LOC105061464 gene encoding sorting nexin 1 isoform X2 — protein MISPRSPPGSSSQSPRSPSAPPFLSVTVTDPVKLGNGVQAYISYRVITKTNLPEYQGPEKIVIRRYSDFVWLHDRLAEKYRGIFIPPLPEKSAVEKFRFSAEFIEMRRQALDIFINRIASHPQLKQSEDLRTFLQEDEETMERARSQETGIFKKKPADLIQIFKDVQSKVSDVVLGKEKPVEESNPEYEKLKHYIFELEDHLAEAQRQAYRLVKRHRELGQSLSDFGKAIKLLGACEGDSLGKVFADLGSKSELLSIKLQKEAHNLLMNFEEPLKDYVRAVQSIKATMVDRANAFRQQCELAETTKLKEINLDKLMLMRSEKAMEAEIEYKELKAESEEATRRFETIVKLMSEEMVRFQEQKTADLGLAFHEFAKGQAKLANEIADAWRSLVPKLDACSPSLCS, from the exons ATGATCTCGCCG CGGAGTCCGCCGGGTTCTTCGTCCCAGAGCCCTAGATCTCCATCGGCCCCGCCGTTCCTCTCCGTCACCGTCACGGACCCCGTCAAATTGGGCAATGGCGTCCAGGCCTACATCTCCTACCGGGTCATCACCAAG ACAAATTTACCTGAATATCAAGGGCCAGAGAAAATTGTCATTCGCCGTTACAGTGACTTTGTGTGGTTGCATGATAGGCTTGCTGAGAAGTACAGAGGGATTTTTATTCCTCCTCTTCCAGAGAAGAGTGCTGTAG AGAAGTTCCGCTTCAGTGCCGAGTTTATTGAGATGAGACGTCAGGCATTGGACATATTCATAAATCGAATAGCTTCTCACCCTCAACTTAAGCAAAGTGAGGATTTGAGGACCTTCTTGCAGGAGGATGAAGAG ACAATGGAGAGAGCAAGGTCTCAAGAGACTGGTATTTTCAAGAAGAAGCCTGCGGATTTGATACAAATATTTAAG GATGTACAATCAAAGGTTAGTGATGTTGTTCTTGGGAAGGAGAAGCCTGTGGAAGAGTCTAATCCTGAATATGAGAAACTGAAACATTATATATTTGAGCTTGAGGACCACCTAGCAGAGGCACAGAGGCAGGCTTATCGTCTAGTGAAGAGACACAGAG AGTTGGGACAGTCATTGTCAGACTTTGGAAAGGCAATCAAGCTTTTGGGTGCTTGTGAAGGAGATTCTCTTGGGAAGGTGTTCGCTGATCTTGGTTCAAAATCAGAGTTGTTATCAATCAAGCTACAGAAGGAG GCTCACAATCTTTTAATGAATTTTGAAGAACCTTTGAAGGACTATGTCCGTGCAGTTCAGTCTATCAAG GCCACTATGGTGGATAGAGCCAATGCTTTCAGACAGCAATGCGAGTTGGCTGAGACAACAAAGTTAAAGGAAATTAATCT TGATAAGCTGATGCTTATGCGATCTGAGAAGGCCATGGAAGCAGAAATCGAATACAAAGAG TTGAAGGCAGAGAGTGAGGAAGCAACTAGAAGATTTGAGACCATTGTCAAGTTGATGAGTGAAGAGATGGTGCGATTCCAGGAACAAAAGACTGCAGATCTGGGGCTTGCCTTCCATGAATTTGCCAAGGGGCAGGCGAAACTTGCTAATGAGATTGCGGATGCATGGCGCAGCCTTGTACCTAAGCTTGATGCTTGTTCTCCTTCCTTGTGTAGTTAA
- the LOC105061464 gene encoding sorting nexin 1 isoform X1 has product MISPQRSPPGSSSQSPRSPSAPPFLSVTVTDPVKLGNGVQAYISYRVITKTNLPEYQGPEKIVIRRYSDFVWLHDRLAEKYRGIFIPPLPEKSAVEKFRFSAEFIEMRRQALDIFINRIASHPQLKQSEDLRTFLQEDEETMERARSQETGIFKKKPADLIQIFKDVQSKVSDVVLGKEKPVEESNPEYEKLKHYIFELEDHLAEAQRQAYRLVKRHRELGQSLSDFGKAIKLLGACEGDSLGKVFADLGSKSELLSIKLQKEAHNLLMNFEEPLKDYVRAVQSIKATMVDRANAFRQQCELAETTKLKEINLDKLMLMRSEKAMEAEIEYKELKAESEEATRRFETIVKLMSEEMVRFQEQKTADLGLAFHEFAKGQAKLANEIADAWRSLVPKLDACSPSLCS; this is encoded by the exons ATGATCTCGCCG CAGCGGAGTCCGCCGGGTTCTTCGTCCCAGAGCCCTAGATCTCCATCGGCCCCGCCGTTCCTCTCCGTCACCGTCACGGACCCCGTCAAATTGGGCAATGGCGTCCAGGCCTACATCTCCTACCGGGTCATCACCAAG ACAAATTTACCTGAATATCAAGGGCCAGAGAAAATTGTCATTCGCCGTTACAGTGACTTTGTGTGGTTGCATGATAGGCTTGCTGAGAAGTACAGAGGGATTTTTATTCCTCCTCTTCCAGAGAAGAGTGCTGTAG AGAAGTTCCGCTTCAGTGCCGAGTTTATTGAGATGAGACGTCAGGCATTGGACATATTCATAAATCGAATAGCTTCTCACCCTCAACTTAAGCAAAGTGAGGATTTGAGGACCTTCTTGCAGGAGGATGAAGAG ACAATGGAGAGAGCAAGGTCTCAAGAGACTGGTATTTTCAAGAAGAAGCCTGCGGATTTGATACAAATATTTAAG GATGTACAATCAAAGGTTAGTGATGTTGTTCTTGGGAAGGAGAAGCCTGTGGAAGAGTCTAATCCTGAATATGAGAAACTGAAACATTATATATTTGAGCTTGAGGACCACCTAGCAGAGGCACAGAGGCAGGCTTATCGTCTAGTGAAGAGACACAGAG AGTTGGGACAGTCATTGTCAGACTTTGGAAAGGCAATCAAGCTTTTGGGTGCTTGTGAAGGAGATTCTCTTGGGAAGGTGTTCGCTGATCTTGGTTCAAAATCAGAGTTGTTATCAATCAAGCTACAGAAGGAG GCTCACAATCTTTTAATGAATTTTGAAGAACCTTTGAAGGACTATGTCCGTGCAGTTCAGTCTATCAAG GCCACTATGGTGGATAGAGCCAATGCTTTCAGACAGCAATGCGAGTTGGCTGAGACAACAAAGTTAAAGGAAATTAATCT TGATAAGCTGATGCTTATGCGATCTGAGAAGGCCATGGAAGCAGAAATCGAATACAAAGAG TTGAAGGCAGAGAGTGAGGAAGCAACTAGAAGATTTGAGACCATTGTCAAGTTGATGAGTGAAGAGATGGTGCGATTCCAGGAACAAAAGACTGCAGATCTGGGGCTTGCCTTCCATGAATTTGCCAAGGGGCAGGCGAAACTTGCTAATGAGATTGCGGATGCATGGCGCAGCCTTGTACCTAAGCTTGATGCTTGTTCTCCTTCCTTGTGTAGTTAA
- the LOC105061465 gene encoding uncharacterized protein, with amino-acid sequence MAAARLLHLHSPCCHHRSQQSIFSVSRSSTGSLSLCKTGPLRQPWRASFHTSSPRASPEKDGSVQVADDDDDGVSLGTMKLPPNTDIARFETLLFQWANSLCQGANLPLPVPLKVDKVEGGARLGFINIDDGKTEVCVYIDCLVFPATDDSGPLFRAIRNGPLKDRAPPGEERIMRSLLQALQKSVQIASI; translated from the exons ATGGCAGCTGCAAGGCTGCTCCACCTCCATTCTCCATGCTGCCACCACAGGTCACAACAATCCATTTTTTCAGTAAGCCGGAGCTCCactggttctctctctctctgtaagaCTGGACCACTGAGACAGCCCTGGCGAGCTTCCTTTCACACTTCCTCTCCGAGGGCCTCACCAGAAAAGGATGGCAGTGTCCAAGTtgctgatgatgatgatgatggagtTTCTCTAGGGACCATGAAGCTGCCTCCGAACACCGATATTGCCCGGTTTGAGACCCTACTCTTTCAG TGGGCTAATAGTCTGTGCCAAGGAGCCAATCTACCACTTCCAGTCCCTCTCAAG GTGgacaaagtagaaggaggagccAGATTGGGATTCATAAATATTGATGATGGGAAGACCGAAGTTTGCGTGTACATAGACTGCCTGGTTTTTCCGGCGACAGATGACTCTGGTCCACTGTTTCGAGCCATCAGGAATGGGCCATTGAAAGATCGAGCACCTCCAGGCGAGGAAAGAATCATGAGAAGCCTTCTTCAAGCCCTCCAAAAATCAGTTCAGATTGCAAGTATTTGA